Part of the Candidatus Neomarinimicrobiota bacterium genome is shown below.
AATAACATTGGACTGGTTGTAACAAAAATAGAGAATGAAGGTTATTATCTTCCCGTCGTATCAGCCACTTGTGATTATAAAGAGGGGGCCAAATTCGAAGATGAAATTATCGTCCGTACCATGATTAAGGATCTACCTCGATCTCGAATGAAAATAGAATATGAAGTATATAGAAAATCCGATAATAACTTATTGGTCACTGGTCATACGATTCACGGATTTATAAATAAAGATGGGAAGCCAAAACGACCACCTAAATCTTTAGTAGATACTCTCCGATCTCTTATTTCCGATTGACCAAGTAAACAGCAACAATGGCTAATCCACCACCAAGCATGGTGGACCATGGCAATGTTTCTCCCAGCAAAAGGACTGAAAATCCCATGGCGCTAACGGGTACTACATACATAAAAGAGGACGCTTTTTCAGATCCGAGTTTCATTGCAGTCAGCAGGAATATTGTTGTACCAAACCCTAGTGACCCTACCGAAATTAGAAGAAAATTCACCCAGAATATTCGATCGAACGAAAAAACAGAAAGAAATCCATCCCAGGGGACGAATGGTGTAGCAATAATCGCGGAAAAGATATATAGCCATAAACTGAAATTCAATACGTGGAGTTCATCCTTTGTTTTTTGGGATGCGACAGTTACTCCGGCCCAGAGGAATGCCGCCAAGATGAAATAGATATTACCCGAATCAAATAGATTTTGTAGATTAATTTCCCATACTCTGAGTAGGGTCAATCCTCCTAGAATTCCAATTCCTATCCCCATCGCTTCTTTAATATGAATGTCTTGTTTAAAGATCTGTAGCACAAGTAAATAGGTAACCAAAGGGCTTAAGGTGGGGACGATAACGCCGCCCAAGGCGGCCATGCCAATTTGGGTACCTTTAAAATAATTATAATTATATATCACTAAACAGACAGCTGCGATAATTACATAAGCCAGTGATCTTTTTGGAAAAACAGCTTTAATTCCCATATACATCATAATGGGAATCATTGTTATGGCGGCAAGAATGAATCGCCATGCCATGAGGAGTTCTGGGTCAGCGTATCGGCCGGCAATCTTGGCATTTGGCCATGATATACCCCAAATCAGCATGGCAAATACCATGGCGATATAGAGTTTGGAATTTGATTGAAGCTTTGTCAATCGTTCAATTTGGCCAATTCAAAAAGAATCTTCTCATTGGATGGCCGCTTCGAATATGTAAGTGCCACGTGAGCAAATACAACTTTTCTATCTTTATTTATAACAAAGGTACTGGCGTAAGGAATACCTTCGTGTTTCCCACCTTTATAACGGGGATCCGTGAGTCCAAAAGTATCAATAATCTTATGATCTTTATCCCATAGAAGGGGAAAGGTGATGGGATGGCCCTT
Proteins encoded:
- a CDS encoding redoxin domain-containing protein encodes the protein MELPKDAEIWALSIEPSKTSGAFKKRNAKKGHPITFPLLWDKDHKIIDTFGLTDPRYKGGKHEGIPYASTFVINKDRKVVFAHVALTYSKRPSNEKILFELAKLND
- a CDS encoding acyl-CoA thioesterase, which gives rise to MVTFDYHTKIYYKDIDQMGVVYYARYFEYFEQARTELLNNIGLVVTKIENEGYYLPVVSATCDYKEGAKFEDEIIVRTMIKDLPRSRMKIEYEVYRKSDNNLLVTGHTIHGFINKDGKPKRPPKSLVDTLRSLISD
- a CDS encoding DMT family transporter, which translates into the protein MTKLQSNSKLYIAMVFAMLIWGISWPNAKIAGRYADPELLMAWRFILAAITMIPIMMYMGIKAVFPKRSLAYVIIAAVCLVIYNYNYFKGTQIGMAALGGVIVPTLSPLVTYLLVLQIFKQDIHIKEAMGIGIGILGGLTLLRVWEINLQNLFDSGNIYFILAAFLWAGVTVASQKTKDELHVLNFSLWLYIFSAIIATPFVPWDGFLSVFSFDRIFWVNFLLISVGSLGFGTTIFLLTAMKLGSEKASSFMYVVPVSAMGFSVLLLGETLPWSTMLGGGLAIVAVYLVNRK